A genomic region of Criblamydia sequanensis CRIB-18 contains the following coding sequences:
- the hemB gene encoding porphobilinogen synthase, which translates to MTFPTIRMQRYRQTPHFRNILAETSLTKSNLIFPIFIHEGLSEKKAINLMPGFYQHSLKTLHKEVERICQIGIGSVILFGIPNHKDEMGSSSFEPKGIIQSAIRLIKESFPQIVVIADCCLCEYTSHGHCGLLNNHRIDNDKTLKILEKTALSYAESGADIIAPSGMMDGMIQAIRSVLDTHHFEMVSVMSYAVKYASQFYGPFREAGGSIHNFKGDRKAHQLPPTQKNEALREALLDVEEGADFLIVKPALSYLDIIKTIKEETLLPLVAYNTSGEYAMIKAAFSQGMLADEREAFRETLISMKRAGADLIISYYADEIAKVIP; encoded by the coding sequence ATGACTTTTCCAACAATTAGAATGCAAAGATATAGACAAACCCCTCATTTTAGAAATATTTTAGCCGAGACCAGTCTCACCAAATCGAATTTAATATTTCCGATTTTTATTCATGAAGGCCTAAGTGAAAAAAAAGCGATTAACTTGATGCCCGGGTTTTATCAGCATAGCTTGAAAACACTTCATAAAGAGGTTGAAAGGATATGCCAAATCGGAATCGGGTCTGTTATTTTATTTGGGATCCCAAATCATAAGGATGAAATGGGAAGCTCAAGTTTCGAACCGAAGGGCATTATACAAAGCGCTATTCGGCTAATAAAAGAATCCTTTCCTCAAATAGTTGTCATAGCCGATTGCTGTCTTTGCGAATACACCTCGCACGGCCATTGCGGGCTTCTTAATAATCATCGTATTGATAATGACAAGACTTTAAAAATTTTAGAAAAAACAGCTCTTTCCTATGCTGAAAGCGGAGCTGACATTATAGCTCCTTCAGGCATGATGGATGGGATGATTCAAGCGATAAGAAGCGTACTTGATACCCATCATTTTGAAATGGTTTCTGTGATGTCTTATGCTGTGAAATATGCCTCCCAGTTCTATGGGCCTTTTAGAGAAGCCGGAGGCTCTATCCACAATTTTAAAGGAGATAGAAAAGCCCACCAATTACCCCCTACCCAAAAAAATGAAGCCCTTAGAGAAGCGCTTTTAGATGTTGAAGAAGGAGCTGATTTCCTAATTGTAAAACCTGCACTTTCCTATCTTGACATCATTAAAACCATAAAAGAAGAAACACTGCTCCCTTTGGTTGCTTACAACACATCAGGTGAGTATGCCATGATAAAGGCGGCTTTCTCTCAAGGGATGCTTGCAGATGAGAGGGAAGCTTTTAGAGAAACGCTTATTTCTATGAAAAGGGCAGGCGCAGACCTTATCATTAGCTATTACGCCGATGAAATAGCCAAGGTTATCCCTTAA